A section of the Hirschia baltica ATCC 49814 genome encodes:
- a CDS encoding purine-cytosine permease family protein, whose product MSGSPVEAYSNSPLPESLTINGWRVGLIVASFAISLPSFLNGAQISLALGLKEALLVAALSGVILCVGGCFTSVVSVRSRLTTYTLIQRSFGTGGSALVNLVLAIIHFGWFGVNISFFGDALVAATQEIYGIEGDFRIFVIIGSALISISTIFGFKTLDRLALIAVPLLGCVLVGVCIMSINQNGIVLKASENPPVPMSFGIALSALVGGNLLAVAAMPDLSRYVRTAKQSVGAMVLSFPVASVLMMLATAIPAIAMRETDIMKMIVSFGFGLPALALLILSTWTVNSLNLYSASLSLTTTFPKIQPWIFTLVGGAIGCVLALAGLINSFVPFLLALGFIIPPIAAIYVIDGMRLFKDADSVASLRNLPLFRWRAVGTWIGAVCVALLAAGGIFTLTTVPALDAALIAAVMYLLLLRILPEEAPVPSRSSIVDGGVL is encoded by the coding sequence ATGAGTGGTTCTCCTGTAGAAGCATATTCAAATTCACCTCTGCCTGAGAGCCTAACTATAAATGGTTGGCGAGTGGGATTAATTGTAGCGAGTTTCGCTATATCTCTGCCAAGTTTTTTAAATGGAGCACAAATATCTTTGGCTCTAGGCTTGAAAGAAGCCCTTCTTGTGGCGGCACTCTCCGGTGTGATTTTATGTGTGGGCGGATGCTTTACTTCTGTAGTGAGTGTCAGATCTAGACTGACGACGTATACATTGATTCAGCGGTCCTTTGGAACTGGTGGATCAGCTTTGGTCAACCTTGTTCTTGCTATCATTCATTTTGGCTGGTTTGGAGTGAATATTTCCTTTTTCGGAGATGCTCTCGTTGCGGCGACCCAAGAAATTTACGGTATTGAAGGCGATTTCAGGATATTTGTCATCATAGGTAGTGCTTTAATTTCGATATCGACAATTTTTGGATTTAAGACACTTGATCGTCTTGCTTTGATCGCTGTTCCTCTACTCGGTTGTGTGCTGGTTGGGGTATGTATTATGTCGATAAATCAAAATGGAATTGTATTGAAAGCCTCAGAAAATCCACCCGTTCCAATGAGTTTTGGGATTGCATTATCAGCTCTTGTAGGGGGTAATTTATTGGCTGTTGCGGCTATGCCTGATTTGTCCCGCTATGTTCGGACAGCAAAGCAGTCTGTTGGGGCTATGGTTTTGTCGTTCCCAGTAGCAAGTGTGCTGATGATGCTTGCGACTGCCATTCCTGCCATAGCGATGCGCGAAACTGATATTATGAAAATGATTGTAAGTTTTGGTTTTGGTTTGCCGGCTCTAGCTTTGCTTATTCTATCTACTTGGACGGTAAATTCACTGAATTTGTATTCAGCTAGTTTATCCTTGACGACGACTTTCCCTAAAATCCAGCCCTGGATATTCACCTTGGTTGGGGGAGCGATTGGGTGTGTTCTAGCGCTCGCTGGTTTGATAAACTCATTCGTTCCATTTCTGTTAGCATTGGGCTTTATTATCCCTCCAATTGCTGCAATTTATGTGATCGATGGAATGCGGTTGTTCAAAGATGCTGACTCAGTCGCTTCGCTTCGCAATCTTCCATTATTTCGCTGGCGTGCCGTTGGTACGTGGATAGGAGCTGTTTGCGTTGCCTTGTTGGCTGCTGGCGGCATCTTCACATTAACAACTGTGCCTGCTTTGGACGCGGCTCTTATCGCTGCGGTTATGTATCTTTTATTACTTCGTATCTTGCCTGAAGAGGCACCTGTTCCAAGTCGTTCTTCAATTGTTGATGGTGGGGTATTGTGA
- a CDS encoding DUF917 domain-containing protein: MLLTEISIDDLAVGAAFLGAGGGGDPYHTMLLAKAALTNNDINIISVHDLADDALIAPCGWIGAPTVSVEKLPNGQEAQSGLIRFEKIMNRTVDAVLPIEIGGANGLAALVAAAQHGVPVVDADGMGRAFPESQMAIFNIRGLNACPAIISDASGNVVTLESDDNLAHERLARAVSVSMGGIAHMVEYPLTGKEAKAHAVHGTISAAIAIGKSIRLAREAGQDMFAAMFEALRSSNVYSDAGILFDGKIVDLECETKQGFSIGRIVIGAFDGKDEMEIVFQNENLSARCNGQLRACTPDIITIMDRETADVITTERLKYGQRIRVVGAAAPKILRDTKALPIIGPSAFGMDDAYQPIEILNGWSI; encoded by the coding sequence ATGTTGCTTACTGAAATTTCGATAGATGATTTGGCAGTTGGTGCTGCTTTTTTGGGGGCCGGAGGTGGCGGAGATCCCTATCATACAATGTTGTTAGCAAAAGCTGCTCTTACAAATAATGACATCAATATTATAAGTGTACATGATTTAGCAGATGATGCGCTGATCGCTCCATGTGGATGGATCGGAGCACCAACCGTTTCGGTAGAAAAATTACCAAATGGACAAGAGGCACAATCAGGTCTGATTAGATTTGAAAAAATTATGAACCGCACTGTTGATGCTGTTTTACCCATTGAAATAGGTGGAGCCAATGGACTAGCGGCTTTGGTTGCTGCTGCTCAACACGGTGTTCCAGTGGTTGATGCAGACGGAATGGGACGCGCATTTCCTGAATCTCAAATGGCTATTTTTAACATTCGTGGGTTAAACGCATGCCCAGCTATCATTTCAGATGCATCTGGAAATGTCGTCACATTAGAAAGTGATGATAACCTCGCTCATGAACGTTTGGCGCGAGCAGTTTCAGTATCTATGGGTGGTATCGCACATATGGTGGAATACCCTTTGACTGGTAAAGAAGCTAAAGCTCACGCAGTTCATGGTACCATTTCGGCGGCTATTGCCATTGGTAAATCAATTCGTCTAGCTCGAGAGGCGGGTCAAGATATGTTTGCGGCGATGTTTGAGGCTTTACGTTCCTCAAATGTATATTCTGATGCTGGCATTTTGTTCGATGGTAAAATTGTCGATTTAGAATGCGAGACAAAACAAGGCTTTTCCATCGGGCGAATAGTTATCGGGGCTTTTGATGGCAAGGATGAAATGGAGATTGTTTTCCAGAATGAGAATCTTTCAGCTCGCTGTAATGGGCAATTGCGTGCCTGCACACCAGATATAATTACCATTATGGATAGGGAAACAGCGGATGTTATCACAACTGAACGCCTAAAATATGGTCAAAGAATTCGAGTTGTTGGTGCTGCTGCTCCAAAAATATTGAGAGATACTAAGGCTTTGCCGATAATTGGCCCCTCTGCATTTGGGATGGATGATGCATATCAACCCATCGAAATACTAAACGGTTGGAGCATATAG
- a CDS encoding hydantoinase/oxoprolinase N-terminal domain-containing protein: MKWGYGFVIRLGVDVGGTNTDAVLMDGKRVIATQKCSTTSDVSSGIVSAIRAVLEIAKMKTDNIACVMIGTTQFTNALVERRHLQKVGVIRLSAPAGKAIPAMMDWPKDLQECIGDAVYCVPGGYEFDGREISSLDEEAVSKAAIEIAKLGIQNFAVTGVFSPLNQEMEIQAQQLIEAQVPGARVTLSSDVGRVGFLERENAAILNATLSGLAIKVVNSFQDALDNLKINAPLFISQNDGTLISADEAVRYPVMTIGSGPTNSMRGAAYLTGVSDAIVIDVGGTTSDIGVLINGFPRESSLHVDIGGVRTNFRMPDALAIGLGGGTKITIDSVSSNGLSPSFPSIGVGPESVGYNLEAKALVFGGDTLTSSDVAVASGRINMGNAANVSSLGEAEIKAVLDRFRVIYEEGIDRMKTSIDDAIVIVVGGGSFLVPDTMKGISKVVRPEHSSVANAVGAAIAQVGVLIDRVVLYEKTSRSEAIEESKRQAIEQIEVLGGDLETLQFVDIEEVSLSYLPGRSTKLRVKAVASLKMKQETFRSVRNVAY; encoded by the coding sequence ATGAAATGGGGATATGGCTTCGTGATCAGATTAGGTGTTGATGTTGGAGGAACGAATACTGATGCCGTTCTTATGGATGGTAAACGAGTTATCGCAACTCAGAAGTGTTCTACCACGTCAGATGTGAGTTCAGGCATTGTGTCTGCAATTCGTGCTGTCCTCGAAATTGCAAAAATGAAAACTGATAATATCGCTTGTGTGATGATTGGTACGACGCAGTTTACCAATGCTTTGGTTGAACGCAGGCATTTGCAAAAGGTTGGTGTTATCAGGCTTTCTGCGCCTGCTGGCAAAGCTATTCCGGCAATGATGGATTGGCCGAAAGATCTACAAGAGTGCATCGGTGATGCTGTGTATTGCGTGCCCGGTGGGTATGAATTTGATGGGCGCGAGATTTCATCATTGGATGAAGAGGCAGTTAGCAAGGCGGCTATCGAGATCGCTAAACTTGGGATTCAAAATTTTGCTGTTACGGGGGTTTTTTCTCCACTTAACCAAGAGATGGAGATACAAGCGCAGCAATTGATCGAAGCACAAGTTCCTGGTGCGCGTGTGACTTTGTCTAGTGATGTTGGACGTGTCGGATTTTTAGAGCGCGAGAATGCAGCAATATTGAATGCTACTCTGTCGGGGTTAGCGATTAAAGTTGTGAATTCGTTTCAGGATGCGCTCGATAACCTTAAGATCAATGCACCATTATTCATAAGTCAAAATGATGGAACTCTTATTTCAGCTGATGAAGCAGTTCGCTATCCTGTAATGACAATTGGGTCTGGCCCTACAAACAGTATGAGAGGGGCAGCGTATCTTACCGGTGTGAGTGATGCCATTGTCATTGATGTTGGTGGAACCACTTCAGATATTGGCGTTTTGATAAATGGTTTTCCTCGTGAATCTTCTTTGCATGTAGATATCGGCGGTGTGAGAACGAATTTTCGTATGCCTGACGCGCTTGCTATCGGATTGGGCGGCGGGACTAAAATTACCATTGATAGCGTTAGTTCAAATGGATTGAGTCCCTCGTTTCCTTCGATTGGTGTAGGGCCGGAATCTGTAGGTTACAATCTTGAAGCTAAGGCATTGGTTTTTGGTGGGGATACACTGACTTCTAGTGATGTTGCAGTGGCTTCGGGAAGAATAAATATGGGAAATGCTGCCAATGTTTCTTCGTTGGGTGAGGCAGAAATAAAGGCGGTTCTAGATCGTTTTCGTGTAATCTATGAAGAAGGAATAGATCGCATGAAAACATCAATTGATGACGCGATTGTTATCGTTGTGGGCGGAGGCAGTTTTTTAGTCCCCGATACAATGAAAGGAATAAGCAAAGTTGTTAGACCAGAGCATTCTTCCGTTGCGAATGCCGTGGGAGCAGCGATCGCGCAAGTTGGTGTGTTGATTGATCGGGTGGTGTTGTATGAAAAGACATCGCGGAGTGAAGCGATAGAAGAGTCAAAGCGTCAAGCGATAGAGCAGATTGAAGTATTGGGCGGGGACTTAGAAACCTTGCAATTTGTTGATATTGAAGAAGTATCTTTGAGCTATCTTCCTGGGCGGTCCACAAAGCTGCGAGTGAAAGCTGTTGCATCTCTGAAAATGAAACAAGAAACATTTAGGAGTGTTCGCAATGTTGCTTACTGA
- a CDS encoding amidohydrolase: MSLNAKCLQFSFCALLAGFAFSSCSPTPPTSSADLVFQNGQIYTVEATSPWVEALGVKDGKIIALGNTTQSNNWIGDDTKVVDLKGKFMMPSFGDAHVHPVYGGLSYSRCSLHQSESIATYLEIIQQCVDEAPDDGVVYGQGWLPGLFPPNGIPEKSLLDSISSTRPIVMRSTGGHSLWVNSAMLELANITKDTPDPPKGRIDRDPDTGEPIGGFQESAMELINIHIPEPTSNDIENAISYTLKLFNSLGITNWFDAGIDVLENGDSPTLDAYESLQASGKLTSHISIAAKYNNERSIDQLGKLYDISERAISSGFNANAIKLYTDGVIVQKTAAVLEAYEGTAHNHGELHIPIETLKPLITKLDRDGYQTYVHSIGDRAVHEALNAFEQAKKENGANDNRHFLTHLNFVAPIDHPRFAELNVSANFQPLWATNDPYMKLTALQMGAERMKYVYPVNSILQSGGKINYGSDWSVAPANPFYGLEVAVTRKPIDEPDAQALNTSEAITLEDAVKAYTLNVAYITHRESETGSIAIGKSADLIIADQNIFEIPENDISDTKVLTTVFKGKVVYGSFPVDQ; encoded by the coding sequence ATGAGCCTCAACGCCAAATGTTTGCAATTTAGTTTCTGTGCGCTTCTAGCCGGTTTCGCATTTTCAAGTTGCAGTCCGACACCTCCGACCTCAAGTGCTGATTTAGTTTTTCAAAATGGCCAAATTTATACCGTTGAAGCAACAAGCCCATGGGTTGAAGCTCTTGGCGTCAAGGATGGAAAAATCATTGCTTTAGGAAATACCACCCAAAGCAATAACTGGATTGGTGACGACACCAAAGTTGTTGACTTAAAAGGTAAATTCATGATGCCCTCCTTTGGAGATGCACATGTTCACCCTGTATATGGGGGCTTGAGTTACTCTAGGTGCTCGCTTCACCAAAGCGAGAGCATTGCGACTTACCTTGAAATTATCCAACAATGCGTGGATGAAGCACCTGACGACGGCGTTGTATATGGACAAGGTTGGCTTCCTGGTCTCTTCCCTCCCAACGGTATTCCAGAAAAGAGCTTGTTAGACAGCATATCCTCTACTCGCCCCATTGTCATGAGATCAACTGGTGGCCATAGTTTATGGGTCAATTCTGCAATGTTAGAATTAGCTAACATAACCAAAGATACTCCAGATCCACCCAAAGGAAGAATTGACCGCGATCCAGACACTGGTGAACCCATCGGAGGTTTTCAAGAATCTGCCATGGAATTGATCAATATCCATATTCCAGAACCAACCAGTAATGACATCGAAAATGCTATTAGTTACACCTTAAAACTCTTTAATAGCTTGGGGATCACGAACTGGTTTGACGCTGGTATTGATGTACTGGAAAATGGAGATAGCCCCACCCTAGACGCTTATGAAAGCCTCCAAGCATCAGGAAAATTAACAAGTCATATTTCAATCGCCGCCAAATATAATAACGAACGCTCCATCGATCAGCTCGGCAAATTATATGATATTTCTGAACGTGCGATATCTTCCGGCTTCAACGCCAATGCCATCAAGCTCTATACAGATGGCGTCATCGTACAAAAAACAGCTGCTGTGCTGGAAGCATACGAAGGAACAGCTCACAATCACGGTGAGTTGCATATTCCAATCGAAACTCTCAAACCTCTAATTACCAAACTAGATAGAGACGGATATCAGACTTACGTCCATTCAATTGGAGACCGTGCAGTTCACGAAGCACTCAATGCTTTTGAACAAGCAAAGAAAGAGAATGGCGCAAACGATAACCGCCATTTTTTAACACACTTAAATTTCGTCGCCCCAATAGACCATCCGAGGTTTGCAGAGTTGAATGTATCAGCTAATTTCCAACCCCTTTGGGCGACAAATGATCCATATATGAAACTCACGGCCCTACAAATGGGCGCTGAACGAATGAAGTATGTTTACCCAGTCAACAGCATTCTTCAATCTGGCGGAAAAATAAACTACGGCTCAGACTGGTCTGTCGCACCAGCCAATCCATTCTATGGTTTAGAGGTAGCAGTCACCCGCAAACCAATAGATGAACCTGATGCGCAAGCTTTAAATACTAGCGAAGCCATCACGTTAGAGGATGCAGTAAAAGCATATACATTAAATGTTGCCTACATTACACATAGAGAATCAGAAACAGGTTCGATTGCAATTGGTAAAAGTGCAGATCTAATTATTGCAGACCAAAACATATTTGAAATACCTGAAAATGACATTTCCGACACTAAAGTACTGACGACTGTATTCAAGGGAAAGGTCGTGTATGGCTCCTTTCCTGTCGATCAATAG
- a CDS encoding M20 metallopeptidase family protein has protein sequence MRPYCLSSLVFALLLSILPATAEEDSFDPGQNLHELYKWLHQNPELSFQEFNTSSLLKSELSILGFDIRDNIGDNWVKQELDTILRSSTKSMAGYGIIGTFENGEGPVILIRTDMDALPVKEQTGLAYASVQTTPTNSNENTPIMHACGHDIHMASWVGTARELMARKDEWSGTLIMLAQPAEEYGLGALSMIEDDAFELENLPNYNLAFHVSDSLPVGTIGYVDGPAMASINSVDITVNGIGGHGAYPHKTKDPIVIAAHIVTALQTLVSRTIDPRKSGVVTVGSLTSGTKHNIISDSAKLLLTVRTYDEETRKQLLDGIVRIAEGQAKSFGAPAPEINIAPIFSPAVVNNSALTQQALKTLKTTFGSESITEVQPVMSGEDFSRYRLLGEGIPSLLLWLGAVPEEAYSSSIVEEKSLPSLHSPHFITDPNAIDVGVEAMSNIAINLFNTPLSPTSSKTQ, from the coding sequence ATGAGACCGTATTGTTTATCATCTCTTGTGTTCGCATTGTTACTTTCAATTCTACCAGCAACAGCGGAAGAAGACAGCTTTGACCCGGGCCAAAATTTACACGAACTATATAAATGGCTCCATCAAAACCCCGAACTATCTTTTCAAGAATTCAATACTTCATCATTGTTGAAATCAGAGCTGTCGATACTAGGCTTCGATATACGAGACAATATTGGAGATAATTGGGTCAAACAGGAACTGGATACCATCCTCAGAAGCTCTACGAAATCAATGGCTGGGTATGGAATCATTGGGACATTCGAAAATGGTGAAGGTCCAGTAATCCTGATACGCACTGATATGGATGCCCTTCCCGTAAAAGAACAAACAGGACTTGCTTATGCATCTGTTCAAACAACCCCTACCAACAGCAATGAAAACACTCCCATTATGCATGCATGCGGCCATGACATTCACATGGCGAGTTGGGTAGGAACAGCTAGAGAGCTGATGGCACGCAAAGATGAATGGTCCGGCACTCTCATAATGCTTGCTCAACCGGCAGAAGAATACGGCCTCGGTGCCCTATCAATGATAGAAGATGACGCTTTCGAACTAGAAAATCTACCCAATTATAATCTAGCTTTCCACGTTTCTGACTCCTTACCTGTTGGAACAATTGGCTATGTAGACGGCCCCGCTATGGCAAGCATCAATTCTGTAGATATCACAGTGAATGGAATTGGCGGTCATGGTGCCTATCCGCACAAAACAAAAGACCCCATTGTAATAGCTGCTCACATTGTAACCGCTTTACAGACGCTCGTATCGAGAACCATAGACCCAAGAAAGTCAGGGGTTGTAACCGTTGGTTCGCTTACTTCTGGCACGAAACACAATATAATTTCAGATAGTGCAAAGCTATTATTGACTGTTCGCACTTATGATGAAGAAACCAGAAAACAGCTGCTTGATGGCATTGTTAGAATTGCAGAAGGACAAGCGAAAAGTTTTGGTGCCCCAGCACCTGAAATAAACATTGCTCCGATATTTTCTCCAGCTGTCGTCAACAATTCAGCCTTGACGCAACAAGCCCTTAAAACATTAAAAACCACTTTTGGCAGTGAATCTATCACTGAAGTCCAACCTGTTATGAGCGGGGAAGATTTTTCGAGATATAGATTACTCGGAGAGGGCATACCATCTTTACTATTATGGCTTGGCGCTGTTCCAGAGGAAGCATATTCATCATCAATAGTAGAAGAGAAATCACTCCCCTCCCTTCACTCTCCACATTTCATTACAGACCCAAACGCTATTGATGTAGGTGTCGAGGCGATGAGTAATATTGCTATCAATCTTTTCAATACTCCCCTCTCCCCAACATCTTCCAAGACACAATAG
- a CDS encoding amidohydrolase: MNSISRKQFLMGAAAFTSGCAALNQTGSSKRRLSERPVEKAFVNARIWTGQSTQPYSDAIGVTGGKITVLGRDAVDALSSPKTQIVDLEGAFLTPGLIDSHVHFSMASLLLGQPSLRSAGTKDDFIQMISNAANQMQGQQWLQGGYWDNDAWGGEMPHRDWIDAVTSNIPVAVVRYDLHMVLLNSYAMAILGIHEDIAHIEGGIIERDTKGRLTGIFKDEAKEYVVGLIPQPTDQVVDAANKRGMNLAVSKGITQVYETGIDWQSFHSTRRMRNSGDMLLRFYSMVPLKDWEVLAAIIRDEGYGDDWVRWGGCKALMDGSLGSRTALFENPYLDDPSTSGILTNDPDNLFEMMQGADAAGLQLAIHAIGDRANNIVLDLMKQLVSVNGARDRRMRIEHAQHLQTEAILRFVDQDIIASMQPYHAIDDGRWAVNRIGPQRLNGTYAFHSLVDVGTHVAFGSDWPVAPLDPLEGIHAAVLRQTLDGKNPDGWYPEQRVNVETALKGYTYEAAYAGNCEQKMGTLAPDFSADFVVWDQDITRINPEKIRDTNVLRTIIAGRQVFSL, from the coding sequence ATGAATTCCATTAGTCGAAAACAATTTTTGATGGGAGCTGCGGCGTTTACTAGTGGATGTGCAGCGTTGAATCAAACTGGATCAAGTAAAAGGCGGTTAAGTGAACGGCCTGTAGAAAAAGCTTTTGTAAACGCACGTATTTGGACTGGACAGTCGACCCAACCATATAGCGATGCCATTGGTGTCACAGGAGGTAAAATCACCGTGTTAGGTCGCGACGCGGTGGATGCTTTATCTAGCCCCAAAACGCAAATTGTGGATTTAGAAGGGGCATTTTTAACGCCCGGCCTTATCGATAGTCATGTTCACTTTTCGATGGCTTCTTTATTGTTGGGTCAACCATCTTTACGCAGCGCCGGGACAAAAGATGATTTCATTCAAATGATCTCAAATGCAGCAAATCAAATGCAGGGACAGCAATGGTTGCAAGGCGGGTATTGGGACAATGACGCTTGGGGAGGTGAAATGCCTCATCGTGATTGGATCGACGCGGTGACGTCAAATATTCCAGTCGCTGTCGTGCGTTACGATTTGCACATGGTGCTTTTGAATTCCTACGCTATGGCCATTTTGGGGATACATGAAGATATCGCACACATTGAGGGTGGTATTATTGAACGAGACACAAAGGGTAGATTAACTGGAATATTTAAAGATGAAGCCAAAGAATACGTTGTTGGATTGATCCCTCAGCCTACTGATCAAGTTGTAGATGCGGCAAACAAACGAGGTATGAATCTGGCAGTAAGCAAAGGTATCACTCAAGTTTACGAGACAGGTATAGATTGGCAGTCATTTCATTCCACCCGACGAATGCGCAATTCTGGAGATATGCTTCTCAGATTTTACTCTATGGTTCCATTAAAGGATTGGGAGGTGTTGGCAGCGATTATTAGAGATGAAGGTTATGGCGATGATTGGGTGAGATGGGGTGGTTGCAAAGCGCTCATGGATGGCTCATTGGGATCTCGAACCGCTCTATTTGAAAATCCCTATTTAGATGATCCTTCCACATCAGGAATTTTGACGAATGACCCTGACAATTTATTTGAGATGATGCAGGGCGCAGATGCAGCAGGTTTGCAATTGGCGATACATGCAATTGGAGACAGGGCAAATAATATTGTTTTGGATCTGATGAAGCAGTTGGTTTCTGTTAACGGGGCTCGTGATAGAAGAATGCGCATAGAGCATGCACAGCATCTGCAAACGGAGGCGATACTGCGTTTTGTTGATCAAGATATTATAGCATCTATGCAGCCATACCATGCAATTGATGATGGTCGATGGGCTGTGAACCGTATTGGACCTCAACGTTTAAATGGGACTTATGCTTTCCATTCACTTGTTGATGTTGGTACACATGTTGCCTTTGGGTCAGACTGGCCTGTCGCGCCTCTCGATCCCCTAGAAGGAATACATGCAGCGGTTCTTCGTCAAACTCTTGATGGGAAAAATCCTGATGGTTGGTATCCAGAGCAGAGAGTTAATGTAGAAACGGCCTTGAAAGGTTATACCTATGAGGCGGCTTATGCAGGTAATTGCGAACAGAAAATGGGAACATTAGCTCCGGATTTTTCGGCAGATTTTGTTGTTTGGGATCAGGATATCACTAGAATTAACCCAGAAAAAATTAGAGATACGAATGTTCTGAGAACCATCATTGCAGGTCGACAAGTCTTTTCTCTGTGA
- a CDS encoding MFS transporter, which translates to MLERKDPRIEIANRPMSRLQIFVIFLCIALNAMDGFDVLAISFAAPGIADEWGINKTVLGIVLSMELIGMAIGSIVLGNIADKLGRRPVILVCLLMMAIGMFLSAAANSVLFLSIVRLVTGFGIGGMLSSTSAMVAEYSNEKRRSLATILNIAGYAMGAIIGGVIATKLLAISGDWRSVFIFGGAVTAVLLPVVALFLPESIHSQLARRPPNTLAKINKTLVRMKWKPVEDLVEPDPRIDRPSILALFSKRYIVVTCTLTVAYFAQIMAFYFIQKWTPKIVVDLGFDPASAGQVLVFANVGSLTGAIVLGLISSKVNLKFAVIVSMISAFVCFGLFGMGHSSLMGLSIFAAATVCFTNAGVVGMYPILAQSFPASLRASGTGFVIGLGRGGAALGPIIAGSLFQAGNSLQVVSLVMGSGALLAALMIFTLFRRKPEN; encoded by the coding sequence ATGCTGGAAAGAAAAGATCCAAGAATTGAGATAGCAAATAGGCCAATGAGCCGTTTGCAGATATTTGTTATCTTTTTATGTATTGCCTTGAATGCCATGGACGGTTTTGACGTGCTGGCAATAAGTTTTGCTGCGCCTGGAATTGCCGATGAGTGGGGAATAAACAAAACCGTTTTGGGGATTGTCCTGTCTATGGAGCTTATTGGCATGGCCATAGGTTCAATAGTTTTAGGTAATATCGCTGACAAATTGGGGCGTCGGCCTGTCATTTTAGTTTGCTTATTAATGATGGCGATTGGAATGTTCCTGTCAGCCGCAGCAAATAGTGTGTTGTTTCTTTCAATCGTGCGTTTGGTGACCGGTTTTGGAATTGGAGGAATGCTGTCATCGACAAGTGCAATGGTGGCGGAATATTCAAACGAAAAACGACGTAGTTTAGCAACGATATTGAATATTGCTGGATATGCGATGGGAGCAATCATTGGCGGTGTTATTGCTACAAAATTGTTGGCAATTAGCGGTGATTGGAGATCCGTTTTTATATTTGGTGGGGCTGTTACCGCTGTTTTATTGCCGGTGGTTGCTTTGTTTTTACCTGAGTCTATTCATTCACAGTTGGCGCGCCGACCACCAAATACACTTGCCAAGATTAACAAAACTTTGGTTCGGATGAAATGGAAACCTGTAGAGGATTTGGTTGAACCAGACCCTCGAATTGATCGCCCTTCAATACTTGCACTCTTTTCTAAGCGCTACATTGTTGTGACCTGTACTCTAACCGTCGCTTATTTTGCACAAATAATGGCATTTTATTTTATTCAGAAATGGACGCCTAAAATTGTTGTAGATTTAGGGTTTGATCCAGCATCAGCAGGTCAGGTTCTGGTGTTTGCGAATGTTGGTTCGTTGACTGGAGCAATTGTACTTGGATTAATTTCTTCCAAAGTGAACCTTAAATTTGCAGTTATTGTTTCGATGATCTCTGCATTTGTCTGCTTTGGTTTGTTTGGTATGGGACATTCCAGTTTGATGGGGCTGTCAATTTTTGCAGCAGCGACAGTATGTTTTACGAATGCTGGAGTTGTTGGAATGTACCCTATATTAGCTCAATCATTTCCAGCATCTTTAAGGGCAAGCGGTACTGGGTTTGTTATCGGGTTGGGCCGAGGTGGAGCAGCTCTGGGACCCATTATTGCTGGAAGTTTATTTCAAGCAGGCAACTCACTTCAAGTCGTTTCCTTGGTTATGGGAAGTGGGGCATTGCTGGCAGCACTTATGATATTCACTTTGTTTCGACGAAAGCCAGAAAATTAA
- a CDS encoding MaoC family dehydratase produces the protein MAGRYFDEWLIGQEINHELHRTVTETDNVLITTLTHNPQPLHLDTEYAENSEFGQIVVNGIFTFGLMIGISVSDTTLGTLVANLGYDKVVMPSPVFIGDTLRCTTKVVDTRPSKSRPNCGIVSFKHHMHNQRNQIVCSCLRTALIKAKPK, from the coding sequence TTGGCAGGACGATACTTCGACGAATGGCTAATAGGCCAAGAGATAAATCATGAACTCCATCGCACGGTGACGGAAACTGACAATGTCTTGATTACAACTCTCACTCACAATCCTCAGCCTCTCCATTTGGATACCGAATACGCAGAGAACAGCGAATTTGGTCAAATCGTTGTGAATGGAATTTTTACATTTGGGTTGATGATCGGAATCTCAGTTTCCGATACGACCTTAGGCACGTTAGTCGCCAATTTAGGTTATGATAAAGTCGTGATGCCCAGCCCTGTATTCATAGGTGATACGCTACGCTGCACAACCAAAGTCGTCGACACAAGGCCCAGCAAATCACGCCCCAATTGCGGCATCGTTTCGTTCAAGCATCATATGCACAATCAACGAAACCAAATCGTATGCTCTTGTTTGAGAACTGCACTTATCAAAGCAAAACCAAAATGA